One segment of Betaproteobacteria bacterium DNA contains the following:
- a CDS encoding ABC transporter substrate-binding protein: MRALTRLLDVRYLLALLIFLSGVTALHALELEKREVIIAVGGKATLYYLPLSLAEHLGYFKDEGLEVEINDFQGGSKALQSLIGGSADVVAGAFDHNIVMQTLAQKMTAFVLIAMNPGVSVGVVKSKAAGYRSPLALKGMRVGVTAPGSGTHMIVNHLLAGAGLTPDDIIPVGVGTGATAIAAVRGGESDAICNVEPAMTLLEQQGLITIVHETITDQGTLKVFGGYIPAGTLYTKQDFIRKYPNTVQALANGMVRALVWLSKATPEEVVNAVPPEYLLGDRALYLAALTRLKPTYSKDGLIPRKGVDQTYKVLQSTHQAVRRAPVLFLQQTFDNSFAQRALAKYH, from the coding sequence CTGCGCGCATTGACCCGCTTACTTGACGTGCGATACCTCCTCGCGCTTCTCATTTTTCTGAGTGGGGTCACGGCACTTCACGCGTTGGAACTGGAAAAGCGCGAGGTCATCATAGCGGTGGGCGGCAAGGCCACGCTGTATTACTTACCGCTTAGTCTCGCCGAGCACTTGGGTTACTTCAAGGACGAAGGGCTGGAAGTGGAAATCAACGATTTTCAGGGCGGCTCCAAGGCCCTGCAATCCCTGATCGGCGGTAGCGCGGACGTGGTGGCCGGCGCCTTCGATCACAACATCGTGATGCAGACCCTGGCGCAGAAGATGACGGCCTTCGTGCTGATCGCCATGAATCCCGGTGTGTCCGTCGGCGTGGTGAAAAGCAAAGCCGCTGGATACCGCTCGCCGCTGGCACTCAAGGGCATGCGCGTGGGAGTGACGGCGCCGGGTTCCGGTACCCACATGATCGTGAATCACTTGCTGGCGGGGGCTGGCCTCACGCCCGATGACATCATCCCGGTGGGCGTGGGCACGGGCGCCACGGCCATCGCCGCTGTTCGCGGCGGGGAGTCGGATGCCATCTGCAACGTCGAACCCGCCATGACGTTGTTGGAGCAACAAGGTCTCATTACCATCGTGCACGAGACCATCACCGATCAAGGCACGCTCAAGGTCTTTGGCGGTTACATTCCCGCGGGCACCCTCTACACCAAACAAGATTTCATCCGGAAGTATCCCAACACCGTGCAGGCGCTGGCCAACGGCATGGTGCGTGCGCTTGTCTGGTTGAGCAAGGCCACGCCCGAGGAGGTGGTGAACGCCGTGCCCCCGGAATATCTGCTAGGCGACCGGGCCCTTTATCTTGCCGCCCTCACGCGCTTGAAGCCCACTTACTCCAAGGATGGTCTCATACCGCGCAAAGGCGTGGACCAAACCTACAAGGTGCTGCAATCCACTCACCAAGCCGTGCGGCGCGCTCCGGTGCTGTTCCTGCAACAGACCTTCGATAATAGTTTCGCGCAGCGGGCGCTGGCGAAATACCACTAG
- a CDS encoding transporter substrate-binding domain-containing protein: MKCHIRLYLAVFLAIIAGSVFAAPEKSKVAIAVGGKAALFYLPLTIAERLGYFKDEGLEVEISDFPGGAKALQAMMGGSADVVAGGFDHVIHMNSKGQNLQAFVAQLATPAMSLGIAKQHAGRYKSPKDLKGMKIGVSAPGSSTHLFLSYLLSSVGLSNEDVSIIGVGTGATAVAGVRTGQLDAIVNVEPAITALERAGDIAVVVETISAKGSNAVYGATLPSGCLYTKREFVQKNPNTVQALANAMVKALTWLKKASSQQIIDTVPPEFIMGDKSLYLAALERSRQSFSPDGLISPQGAQSLYEVLRKFDPNVKAAAGIKISDTFDNGFAMRAAGKR; this comes from the coding sequence ATAAAATGCCACATCCGCCTGTATCTCGCCGTCTTCCTTGCAATCATTGCCGGCTCGGTTTTCGCCGCTCCAGAAAAAAGCAAGGTCGCCATCGCGGTCGGTGGTAAGGCCGCGCTCTTTTATCTGCCGCTCACCATCGCGGAACGTCTGGGCTATTTCAAGGACGAGGGATTGGAAGTCGAGATCAGCGACTTCCCCGGCGGCGCGAAGGCGCTGCAGGCCATGATGGGGGGCAGCGCCGATGTAGTGGCCGGCGGGTTCGACCATGTCATTCACATGAATTCCAAGGGCCAGAACCTGCAAGCTTTCGTGGCGCAACTTGCGACACCTGCCATGTCGCTGGGAATCGCCAAGCAGCACGCGGGGCGTTACAAGTCGCCGAAGGATTTGAAGGGCATGAAGATCGGCGTCAGCGCGCCTGGATCGAGTACGCATCTTTTTTTGAGCTACCTCCTCTCGTCCGTGGGCTTGAGCAATGAAGACGTCTCCATTATCGGTGTGGGCACGGGGGCCACGGCGGTGGCGGGCGTGCGCACCGGCCAACTGGACGCCATCGTGAACGTGGAACCAGCCATCACCGCGCTGGAAAGGGCGGGAGATATTGCCGTGGTCGTGGAAACCATTAGCGCGAAAGGCAGCAATGCCGTTTACGGCGCCACGCTGCCTTCGGGCTGTCTCTACACGAAGCGCGAATTCGTGCAGAAGAATCCCAACACCGTGCAGGCGCTGGCCAATGCGATGGTGAAGGCGCTTACGTGGCTCAAAAAAGCATCTTCGCAGCAGATCATCGATACAGTTCCTCCGGAATTCATCATGGGAGATAAATCTCTCTATCTCGCGGCCCTGGAACGTTCTCGGCAAAGTTTTTCCCCGGACGGGTTGATTTCGCCGCAAGGAGCGCAGAGCCTTTACGAAGTTCTGCGAAAGTTCGACCCCAACGTGAAGGCGGCGGCCGGGATCAAGATCTCGGACACCTTCGACAACGGCTTCGCGATGCGCGCGGCGGGGAAGCGCTGA
- a CDS encoding ABC transporter ATP-binding protein: MSALVMEDVTCSFPARGEGGDAYTAVSEASLAVAPGEFVCLVGPTGCGKSTLLNAAAGLIVPAKGSVSVGGVALRGLNRDAGYMFQSDALFPWRSALFNVAAGLEFRGVAPEQAAPLAREWLKRVGLGGHMEKYPHELSGGMRKRVALAQVLIRDPKILLMDEPFSALDVQTRALMENELLSLWSQDRKSVLFVTHDLEEAIALADRVVVLSAGPASRFVGEFNVNLARPRDVAEIRLDSQFIKIYGEVWECLREQVLRAYQQQRS, encoded by the coding sequence ATGTCCGCGCTCGTCATGGAGGATGTCACGTGTAGTTTCCCAGCGCGGGGGGAGGGCGGCGATGCGTACACCGCCGTCTCCGAAGCCTCGCTGGCGGTCGCCCCTGGAGAGTTCGTGTGTCTCGTGGGGCCCACGGGTTGTGGTAAGTCCACCTTGCTCAACGCCGCCGCCGGGCTCATCGTACCCGCCAAGGGATCGGTGAGCGTGGGTGGCGTGGCCTTGCGCGGATTGAATCGCGATGCCGGCTACATGTTCCAAAGCGATGCTTTGTTTCCCTGGCGCAGCGCACTCTTCAACGTGGCGGCGGGATTGGAATTTCGCGGCGTGGCGCCAGAGCAAGCCGCGCCGCTTGCGCGGGAATGGTTGAAGCGTGTCGGATTGGGTGGCCACATGGAGAAATATCCACATGAACTATCCGGCGGCATGCGCAAGCGCGTGGCTCTGGCGCAGGTGCTCATTCGCGATCCGAAGATCTTGCTCATGGACGAACCCTTCAGCGCGCTCGACGTGCAAACTCGCGCGCTCATGGAAAATGAGTTGCTATCCCTGTGGTCGCAGGACCGAAAATCCGTGCTCTTCGTGACCCATGATCTGGAGGAAGCCATCGCGCTGGCCGATCGCGTCGTGGTGCTCTCGGCTGGCCCGGCATCGCGCTTCGTGGGCGAGTTCAACGTGAATCTTGCCCGCCCGCGGGACGTGGCGGAGATCCGGCTAGATTCCCAATTCATCAAGATCTACGGCGAAGTCTGGGAATGCTTGCGCGAGCAAGTGCTAAGGGCTTATCAACAGCAACGATCATGA
- a CDS encoding FKBP-type peptidyl-prolyl cis-trans isomerase, with protein sequence MKVVGFASVLYIACCAPGASAADPSTDEQKTLYALGMAISQNLANFGLSEAELDMVKTGLTDGVLKHTPKVDMQAYGPKVQQLAQARASSVADAEKKKSAAFLTKTAAEAGVKKTASGALVRTVKEGTGPAPTAADTVTVHYHGTLIDGTVFDSSVKRGEPATFPLGNVIKCWTEGLQMIKTGGKSRLVCPANIAYGDRGSLPVIKPGATLIFDVELLQIVK encoded by the coding sequence ATGAAAGTAGTTGGTTTTGCGTCAGTGTTGTATATCGCGTGTTGCGCCCCGGGGGCCAGTGCCGCCGATCCCAGCACCGATGAGCAGAAGACGTTGTACGCTTTGGGGATGGCCATCAGCCAGAACCTTGCCAATTTCGGCCTGAGCGAGGCGGAACTCGACATGGTGAAAACCGGCCTTACGGACGGCGTGTTGAAGCACACCCCCAAGGTCGATATGCAGGCTTACGGGCCGAAGGTTCAGCAACTCGCGCAGGCGCGTGCATCGAGCGTTGCGGATGCCGAGAAGAAGAAGAGCGCGGCTTTTCTTACGAAAACTGCCGCGGAAGCCGGTGTAAAGAAAACCGCGTCTGGCGCCCTGGTCAGGACAGTCAAGGAGGGTACCGGGCCCGCGCCCACGGCCGCGGATACCGTGACGGTGCACTATCACGGCACGCTCATCGATGGCACGGTGTTCGATAGTTCCGTCAAGCGCGGAGAGCCCGCGACCTTTCCCCTCGGCAACGTGATCAAGTGCTGGACGGAAGGTTTGCAGATGATAAAAACCGGCGGTAAGAGCCGTCTGGTATGCCCGGCGAACATCGCTTACGGCGACCGCGGTTCCCTGCCTGTCATCAAGCCGGGTGCCACGCTCATTTTCGACGTGGAGTTGCTCCAGATCGTCAAGTAG